In one window of Azoarcus olearius DNA:
- the purD gene encoding phosphoribosylamine--glycine ligase translates to MKVLVIGSGGREHALAWKLAQSPRVTRVLVAPGNPGTAREPKLQNVPVTAIDALVTLARDEQVGFTVVGPEAPLAAGVVDAFRAAGLPIFGPTKNAAQLESSKDFAKRFLVRHNIPTAKYQTFSDAAEAHAYIEAEGAPIVIKADGLAAGKGVVVAMTLDEAHGAIDMMLLDNKMGDAGARVVIEEFMQGEEASFIVMADGKHALPLATSQDHKRLLDGDAGPNTGGMGAYSPAPVVTPEVHARVMREIIQPTLAGMAADGLPYTGFLYAGLMIDDAGKPRVVEFNCRMGDPETQPIMMRLKTDLADLVEAAIAGKLDQAETEWDRRIALGVVLAAGGYPDSPKKGDAISGLPAAALDDAHVFHAGTAEQDGAIVTAGGRVLCVTALGDNVKAAQKRAYELADAIQFEGRQFRRDIGHRAVARKS, encoded by the coding sequence ATGAAAGTCCTCGTCATCGGCTCGGGCGGACGCGAACACGCGCTGGCCTGGAAGCTCGCGCAGTCTCCGCGTGTGACCCGCGTGCTGGTCGCTCCGGGCAACCCCGGCACCGCGCGCGAACCCAAGCTCCAGAACGTGCCCGTCACTGCGATCGATGCGCTGGTGACGCTCGCCCGCGACGAGCAGGTCGGCTTCACCGTCGTCGGGCCGGAAGCCCCGCTCGCGGCCGGCGTGGTCGATGCCTTCCGCGCCGCCGGCCTGCCGATCTTCGGGCCGACGAAGAACGCCGCCCAGCTCGAAAGCTCCAAGGACTTCGCCAAGCGCTTCCTGGTCCGCCACAACATCCCTACGGCCAAGTACCAGACCTTCTCCGACGCCGCCGAAGCCCACGCCTACATCGAAGCCGAGGGCGCGCCGATCGTGATCAAGGCCGACGGCCTGGCTGCCGGCAAGGGCGTGGTGGTGGCGATGACGCTGGACGAAGCCCACGGCGCGATCGACATGATGCTGCTCGACAACAAGATGGGGGACGCGGGCGCTCGCGTCGTCATCGAGGAGTTCATGCAGGGCGAGGAGGCGAGCTTCATCGTCATGGCCGATGGCAAGCATGCGCTGCCACTGGCCACCAGCCAGGACCACAAACGCCTGCTCGACGGCGACGCCGGCCCCAACACCGGCGGCATGGGCGCCTATTCGCCCGCGCCGGTGGTCACGCCGGAGGTCCACGCGCGGGTGATGCGCGAGATCATCCAGCCGACGCTCGCCGGCATGGCCGCCGACGGCCTGCCCTACACCGGCTTCCTGTACGCCGGGCTGATGATCGACGACGCCGGCAAGCCGCGCGTGGTCGAATTCAACTGCCGCATGGGCGACCCCGAAACCCAGCCGATCATGATGCGGCTCAAGACCGACCTCGCCGACCTGGTGGAAGCCGCCATCGCCGGCAAGCTCGACCAGGCCGAAACCGAGTGGGACCGCCGCATCGCGCTCGGCGTGGTGCTCGCCGCCGGCGGCTATCCCGACAGCCCGAAGAAGGGCGACGCCATCAGCGGTCTGCCTGCGGCAGCGCTGGATGACGCGCATGTCTTCCATGCCGGCACCGCCGAGCAGGACGGCGCCATCGTCACGGCCGGTGGGCGCGTGCTGTGCGTGACCGCGCTCGGCGACAACGTCAAGGCGGCGCAGAAGCGTGCCTACGAACTCGCCGACGCGATCCAGTTCGAAGGCCGCCAGTTCCGCCGCGACATCGGCCACCGCGCCGTCGCCCGCAAGAGCTGA
- the hemF gene encoding oxygen-dependent coproporphyrinogen oxidase — protein MVVDLTAIKQYFTGLQGRIVAGLEAFDGQTFRSDGWERPGGGGGLTRVIEEGNFFERGGVNFSHVMGDGLPASASAHRPELAGRRFEAMGVSLVLHPRNPYCPTVHMNVRCFVALADGKPPVWWFGGGMDLTPYYGFEDDVRHFHATCKEAVLPFGGEAEYQRYKAWCDRYFFLKHRNEPRGVGGLFFDDLGADGETDFDTAFGLTRSVGNAFLDAYIPIVERRRDYGYGERERDFQAYRRGRYVEFNLVFDRGTLFGLQSGGRTESILMSMPPIVKWRYDWQPEPGSAEAALYEQFLVPRDWA, from the coding sequence ATGGTCGTCGATCTCACCGCCATCAAGCAGTATTTCACCGGCCTGCAGGGCCGCATCGTCGCCGGGCTCGAAGCCTTCGACGGCCAGACCTTCCGCAGCGACGGCTGGGAGCGCCCGGGCGGTGGCGGCGGCCTGACCCGTGTGATCGAGGAAGGCAACTTCTTCGAGCGCGGCGGGGTGAATTTTTCGCACGTGATGGGCGACGGCCTGCCGGCGTCGGCCAGCGCGCACCGGCCCGAACTCGCGGGGCGCCGCTTCGAGGCGATGGGCGTGTCGCTCGTATTGCATCCGCGCAACCCCTACTGCCCCACCGTGCACATGAACGTGCGCTGCTTCGTCGCGCTCGCCGACGGCAAGCCGCCGGTGTGGTGGTTCGGTGGCGGCATGGATCTGACACCCTATTACGGCTTCGAAGACGACGTTCGCCACTTCCACGCCACCTGCAAGGAAGCGGTGCTGCCCTTCGGCGGCGAAGCCGAGTACCAGCGCTACAAGGCCTGGTGCGACCGCTACTTCTTCCTCAAGCACCGCAATGAGCCGCGCGGCGTTGGCGGACTGTTCTTCGACGATCTCGGCGCCGACGGCGAAACCGATTTCGACACCGCCTTCGGCCTCACCCGCTCGGTCGGCAACGCCTTCCTCGACGCCTACATCCCCATCGTCGAACGCCGTCGCGACTACGGCTACGGCGAGCGCGAACGCGACTTCCAGGCCTACCGGCGCGGCCGCTACGTCGAGTTCAACCTGGTGTTCGACCGCGGCACCCTGTTCGGCCTGCAATCGGGCGGGCGTACCGAGTCCATCCTGATGTCGATGCCGCCCATCGTGAAGTGGCGCTACGACTGGCAGCCCGAGCCGGGCTCCGCCGAAGCAGCGCTGTACGAACAATTCCTCGTCCCGCGCGACTGGGCCTGA
- a CDS encoding SulP family inorganic anion transporter, translating to MSAPVERLFPFLAWPKRWSAASVRGDVIAGITVALVMVPQSLAYAQLGSLPPHVGLYAALLPAVVGALFGSCGQLSTGPVALTSLLTGASLLPLASPDSPRFLALAVLLALMSGLIQLALGALRLGWLLNLLSHPVLMGFLNAAALVICLSQLPPLLGLSLPQSGRFLADIAAAFSPPHLPQLAPALFGIGALAALLVLRRAAPRLPGVLVVVAAATALSAWSGFAASGGPVVGAVPSGLPAFALPSFDFPAIVTLLPTAFVIALVSFMEAASSAKVIAGRTRQAWDQNQELIGQGLAKLAAAFTGGLPVSSSFSRAALNYAAGARSGLSSLVSAAVVLLTLLYLTPLLWHLPKPALAAVILLAVANLLDFGALRRAWRTQRDDGLAGLITFFATLAFAPNIQNGILTGLLLSLALMVYRSMSPRVALLGLHPDGTYRDLERFGLSHPHPQLVILRFDSPLTFVTAATFEDAMLRAARAQPDVRAVVVSAAGINAIDATGLHVLGGLLDRFGAQLQQIAFCGLKKQVLDTMQRDPLWPALAPHAGYRTEQQAIDALLPSLAAPTRGSSGPASAPSA from the coding sequence ATGTCCGCGCCTGTCGAACGCCTGTTCCCCTTTCTCGCCTGGCCGAAGCGGTGGAGCGCCGCCAGCGTGCGCGGTGACGTGATCGCCGGCATCACCGTGGCGCTGGTCATGGTGCCGCAGTCGCTGGCCTACGCCCAGCTCGGCTCGCTTCCGCCCCATGTCGGTCTCTATGCGGCGCTGCTGCCCGCGGTGGTGGGCGCCTTGTTCGGCTCCTGCGGCCAACTCTCCACCGGACCGGTCGCGCTGACCTCCCTGCTCACCGGCGCCAGCCTGTTGCCACTGGCCTCGCCCGACAGCCCGCGCTTTCTGGCGCTCGCCGTACTGCTGGCGCTGATGTCGGGCCTCATCCAGCTCGCGCTCGGCGCACTGCGCCTGGGCTGGCTGCTCAACCTGCTGTCGCATCCCGTGCTGATGGGCTTTCTCAACGCCGCGGCACTGGTGATCTGCCTGTCACAGCTACCGCCGCTGCTCGGTCTGTCACTCCCGCAAAGCGGGCGCTTCCTCGCCGACATCGCCGCCGCCTTCAGCCCGCCACATCTGCCCCAACTTGCGCCCGCGCTGTTCGGCATCGGCGCGCTGGCCGCCCTGCTGGTGCTGCGCCGCGCGGCGCCCCGCCTGCCTGGCGTGCTCGTCGTCGTCGCCGCCGCCACGGCCCTGTCGGCATGGAGCGGCTTTGCCGCCAGCGGGGGGCCGGTCGTCGGGGCAGTGCCGAGCGGACTGCCGGCTTTCGCGCTGCCTTCGTTCGACTTTCCCGCCATCGTGACGCTGCTGCCGACGGCCTTTGTCATCGCGCTCGTCAGCTTCATGGAAGCCGCATCGAGCGCGAAGGTCATCGCCGGCCGCACACGGCAAGCATGGGACCAGAACCAGGAACTGATCGGCCAGGGCCTGGCCAAGCTGGCCGCAGCCTTCACCGGCGGCCTGCCGGTCAGTTCTTCGTTCTCGCGCGCTGCGCTCAACTACGCCGCCGGCGCGCGCAGCGGGCTGTCGTCGCTGGTGTCTGCCGCCGTGGTGCTGCTGACGCTGCTCTACCTCACGCCCCTGCTGTGGCACCTGCCCAAGCCGGCCCTCGCCGCGGTGATCCTGCTCGCGGTCGCCAACCTGCTCGACTTCGGCGCCCTGCGCCGGGCGTGGCGCACGCAGCGGGATGACGGACTCGCCGGCCTGATCACCTTCTTCGCCACCCTCGCCTTCGCCCCCAACATCCAGAACGGCATCCTCACCGGACTGCTGCTGTCGCTGGCGCTGATGGTGTATCGCAGCATGAGTCCGCGCGTGGCCCTGCTCGGCCTGCACCCGGACGGCACCTATCGGGACCTCGAACGCTTCGGCCTCTCGCACCCGCATCCCCAGCTTGTGATCCTGCGCTTCGACAGTCCGCTCACCTTCGTCACCGCCGCCACCTTTGAGGACGCGATGCTGCGCGCCGCGCGTGCACAGCCGGATGTGCGCGCGGTGGTAGTCTCGGCAGCCGGCATCAACGCGATCGACGCCACCGGTCTTCACGTGCTGGGCGGGCTGCTGGATCGCTTCGGCGCCCAACTGCAGCAGATCGCGTTCTGCGGATTGAAGAAGCAGGTGCTGGACACCATGCAGCGCGATCCGCTGTGGCCCGCGCTTGCGCCGCATGCCGGCTACCGCACCGAGCAGCAGGCCATCGACGCGCTGCTGCCCTCGCTTGCGGCGCCCACGCGCGGCAGTAGCGGCCCCGCCTCCGCGCCCAGCGCTTGA
- the rpsP gene encoding 30S ribosomal protein S16, protein MVVIRLARGGAKKRPFFNIVAADSRNRRDGRFIERVGYYNPVASGAEKGLVVNTERLAYWEQNGAQLSPTVARLVKQAAKAAA, encoded by the coding sequence ATGGTCGTCATTCGCCTTGCCCGTGGCGGCGCCAAAAAGCGCCCGTTCTTCAACATCGTTGCCGCCGATTCCCGCAATCGTCGTGACGGCCGCTTCATCGAGCGCGTCGGCTACTACAACCCCGTCGCCTCTGGCGCCGAAAAGGGCCTCGTGGTGAACACCGAGCGTCTGGCTTACTGGGAACAGAACGGCGCCCAGCTGTCGCCCACCGTGGCCCGTCTGGTCAAGCAGGCCGCCAAGGCCGCTGCCTGA
- the rimM gene encoding ribosome maturation factor RimM (Essential for efficient processing of 16S rRNA), whose protein sequence is MMVLGRIVAPFGVQGWLKIHPFGDDPAAWRKMTHWWLAEDPDGPESAWVQYKLASCRPHGKGLVALLEGVPDRNAAEAIEGRYVGAPRDAMPAPEKDEYYWGDLVGLDVVNETDETLGRVSGLISTGAHDVLQVEDGETERLIPFVAAYVLDVDLAARRIRVAWQKDW, encoded by the coding sequence ATGATGGTACTGGGGCGCATCGTCGCCCCTTTTGGCGTTCAGGGCTGGCTCAAGATCCACCCCTTCGGTGACGACCCCGCCGCCTGGCGCAAGATGACGCACTGGTGGCTGGCAGAAGATCCGGACGGCCCCGAGAGCGCCTGGGTTCAGTACAAGCTGGCAAGTTGCCGGCCGCATGGAAAAGGTCTGGTGGCGCTGCTCGAAGGCGTTCCCGACCGCAACGCCGCCGAAGCGATCGAAGGCCGCTACGTGGGCGCGCCGCGCGATGCGATGCCCGCCCCCGAGAAGGACGAGTACTACTGGGGCGACCTGGTCGGGCTCGATGTCGTGAACGAGACGGACGAAACCCTGGGTCGCGTCAGCGGCCTGATTTCCACCGGCGCACACGATGTACTGCAGGTCGAAGACGGCGAGACGGAGCGGCTCATTCCCTTCGTGGCGGCCTATGTACTTGATGTAGACCTCGCGGCCCGGCGCATCCGGGTGGCGTGGCAGAAAGACTGGTGA
- the trmD gene encoding tRNA (guanosine(37)-N1)-methyltransferase TrmD: MFAALTASGITRRARDRGLYDIGFHNPRDFATDAHRTVDDRPYGGGPGMVMLAEPLEKSIGQARAAQQAALGTSGPVIYLSPQGRTLDHGRVQELAAAPGMILLCGRYEGIDQRLIDRCVDEEISLGDFVLSGGELPAMVLLDAVIRQLPGALNDADSAVEDSFVDGLLDCQHYTRPEIYEGERVPEVLLSGNHALIRRWRLKQALGRTALRRPDLLAARRLSKEELNLLEEFKREQAGAEDGNTV, translated from the coding sequence ATGTTCGCCGCGCTCACCGCAAGCGGCATCACCCGGCGCGCGCGCGATCGTGGCTTGTACGACATCGGTTTCCACAACCCGCGCGACTTTGCCACCGATGCGCACCGCACGGTCGATGACCGGCCCTACGGCGGCGGTCCCGGCATGGTCATGCTGGCCGAACCGCTGGAGAAATCCATCGGCCAGGCGCGCGCGGCACAGCAGGCGGCACTGGGCACGAGCGGCCCGGTGATCTACCTGTCGCCGCAGGGCCGTACGCTGGATCACGGCCGGGTGCAGGAACTTGCCGCCGCGCCAGGAATGATCCTGCTGTGCGGCCGCTACGAAGGCATCGACCAGCGGCTGATAGACCGCTGCGTGGATGAGGAAATCTCGCTCGGCGACTTCGTCCTCTCCGGCGGCGAACTGCCGGCGATGGTGTTGCTCGACGCAGTGATCCGGCAACTGCCGGGGGCCTTGAATGATGCCGATTCGGCGGTGGAGGATTCCTTCGTCGACGGCCTGCTGGATTGCCAGCACTACACCCGCCCTGAGATTTACGAGGGCGAACGGGTGCCGGAAGTCCTGCTCTCGGGCAACCATGCGCTGATCCGGCGCTGGCGCCTGAAGCAGGCGCTGGGGCGTACCGCGCTGCGCCGCCCCGATCTGCTCGCCGCGCGTCGGCTGAGCAAGGAAGAATTGAACCTGCTTGAGGAATTCAAGCGGGAACAAGCTGGAGCCGAGGATGGCAACACCGTCTGA
- the rplS gene encoding 50S ribosomal protein L19: protein MNLIQLLEQEEIARLTAGKTIPAFAPGDTVVVQVKVKEGNRERLQAYEGVVIAKRNRGLNSSFIVRKISSGEGVERTFQTYSPLVATIEVKRRGDVRRAKLYYLRQRSGKSARIKEKLDYKSAAGKKA, encoded by the coding sequence ATGAACCTGATTCAGCTGCTCGAACAGGAAGAAATCGCCCGCCTGACCGCTGGCAAGACCATCCCCGCGTTCGCCCCCGGCGACACCGTGGTGGTGCAGGTCAAGGTCAAGGAAGGCAACCGCGAACGTCTGCAGGCGTACGAAGGCGTCGTGATCGCGAAGCGTAACCGCGGTCTTAACTCGTCCTTCATCGTCCGCAAGATCTCCTCGGGCGAAGGCGTGGAGCGTACGTTCCAGACCTACTCGCCGCTGGTCGCGACGATCGAAGTCAAGCGTCGCGGCGATGTCCGTCGCGCCAAGCTGTACTACCTGCGCCAGCGCTCGGGCAAGTCGGCTCGCATCAAGGAAAAGCTGGACTACAAGTCGGCCGCCGGCAAGAAGGCGTAA